The genomic DNA acattttgtGTTTATGAGCAAAAACACTTGACCTTGTGTGTGTTCTACCtaaatatttacaaaacattttaagtactGTTATATGGACAACATCGACATACAATATGTGTTTCATCCACTTTACAAAAAAGTACAAGCAGCACTGTTGTTATCAATGATGACGTCAGTCGGTCTTTTTACCATACTCACCTcatatttacatcataaaatgAGTCAGTTTGGTATTACGACATACATTCACACTTTTAACACTTGCATTGGGGTATTTTACTAAATTCTAATGTAATCTTACGTGTTTAAGCGGTATTTGGATGCCGAGTTAACTTACCTGTACATGAGAGGGCAGTGGCTGCAGTGGCGTGAGCGCGCATACCATCAGTCCTCTAGTGAGGCTGAGAAAGCGCGCGCCGTCACTTTCTTCCTTCAAAACCGGCTTCCGTCCGTCAGAGAACACGAGGCCATCACTAAACTCCTCGAGCGTCTGTACGAGCGGATATAACGAGCGCAAAATATCCAGTGTGTGTTTAAAACCTCCGTGTCCGGGTGTCGAGTCGCACTGTTTAGCCATGATCTACCGACCGTGTTTCGCGCTTCCAGCAGCGCACGCTGCGGCTCCACCAATCACAGGACAGATCACGACCTTCCCCCTGACGTCAAGGCTTCAGGATCCGCCCCCGACAgaatttaacactgaagcaaGCAGGTGCGCCTGGGATTTCAAGTAGTTTCGTTTGCAAATGTTTTAGTAACTttgacaaatacatttttattatttaaaagcttttgTAAAATCGTGGTAAGTTTTAAAGCTTTATTGAAAGATGTTCTTTATTTAAGTATGCCCATCACAATACTTTATCAATGGATAATcctattaaaggggtcatattatgagactttatttagatgtcaaataagtctttggtgtccccagagtacatatgtgaagttttaggccaaaataccccacagataatttattataacatgttaagaTTAcaattttgtaggtgtgagcaaaaatatgccgttttttggtgtatctttttaaatacaaatgagctgatctctgcactgatcaccatgatgatggtttgttgaaattgaaactcgattgtgctgtcaatttctctctctctctcttggcactaaatggctgtgccatggttggatagtgcagattaaggggcagtattattataataagatccccttctgacatcagaaatcaaatttcaatgagctattttttacatggttccagagaatggtttaccaaaactaagttactgggtttatctttgtcacattttctagaagcactggggacacaattatagcacttaaacatgaaaaaagtcagatcttcgtgatatgtcccctttaaaataaagcTAACGTTGTGAGttgcatatatttaaatattttatcatttttagtTTACACTTTGAACTGTTCCTAGtatgcacacacagacacacacacacacacggtaaGTCATGATTAAAACAAATGCCGActtcaaaaaaaatgtaattaaggaattttctaaattttttaTTAGCATGATGGTAATGGCATGAATTTTATAGTATTGTTCATCATTACTGAATAGTTCAGCACATGTTAAAGTGTTTATAATGGCTCACTGTAAATACAGTAAAAGTTCAAACACCAGCACACAatgtataaacatttttattcacAATGCATTTAAAACACTAAACCTGCTCCCAAAGCCCCCAGAGTCAGTGTTAGACCATGAGCAGGTCTACTGGAGGTGGTTTAAGGGGGATTTGTCCCAGTGTAAAGCGTTTCGCTGTGAACTCCTTCAGTTCTTCAGCTGTCAGATCACTGCGGGCTGTAAAAAGTTTGTCCCCAGCATCACCAGAGCTCCCAGTATCTCCAGCAGCAGCAGCACCAAACAAACTGCCACCGCTGCTCGCTGCTGATGAGCCAAACCCTGTGCCAAAAGCACCTGCAGACTGGAAACTAGGACCAGCAGACCATCCGGGTGCACTTGTATTGGGTTTATTCTCAGTGGCTGGAGCAGCGAAGGAGAAGGTGGATGCTGATGGAGGCTGAGCGACCGCTGTGCTGCCAAACCCTGATGCCTGCTGTGTATTCACTGTGCCAAAGCCACTTCTGGGCGGAGCAAAGCTGAAAGTGTTACTGCTCTGAGAGCTGGAGCCAAACCCTGAGAAAACAATATTATGGTtagaaaagaaaatgacatgCAGTCTGTCTGAATTTGGTTGGGTTCTGACTACTAATGTTGTTGTGATTTGAtgtttattcattttctttatGTGCACAGatgaattatatatatttaatctaGGAATGTGTTTTCTAATCCTaataatgcatatttttgaCCATTTAAACACTGTGATGAGCTGCAGTACATTTCTTGTAAGCTCAGAAAAGTGTAATGAATTTATCAATAAAGTTCAATGTTTTCGTAATTTAAAGTTGTTGTAGTTCAGTTTCAATAATGTTCTGTCTGgactaaatgtttaaatgtttagtaATAAAAGTTACGTTATGTCAAACTATATATTTTCATGACACCTTTGATACTCAAGTATTATTAAAGttcccatgaaatcaaaactgactaGTCATATTTTTTAATGGAATATTGCAGAGTTcattataaacattatttttttattcaagtgCCTtcataaactttaatcaaaatcTAAAAGTGTACTTTCACACTCTTGTAGAGATTCTTTGATGACATCTGTTTGATGGCTTGGGCGGGGAATCTGTTAACCCCGCCCCTCTGCAGCGAGTTCCATTTCTGAATGGAACacctacttttctatatccaatcaatTCACAGTGGAAAACAAAAGCCATGCCCACTATATTCCTCATGTGATATCTCGTTTCACTAAGAAATATGTCACAATATGAAAGTTCCTGTTCACAAGGACTTTAAACATAAATCTAGATTGAAATTTTCAGATGCGGTTGCACAATTTTCAGATTTTATGCACAACCACCAACCCACCTCCTGTTCCAAACCCTGATGATGATGCTGATGTGGATCCAAACCCTGTCCCCGATGTTCCTGACGTGGATCCAAACCCTGTCCCCGATGTTGCTGACGTGGATCCAAACCCTGTCCCCGATGTTGCTGACGTGGATCCAAACCCTGTCCCCGATGTTGCTGACGTGGATCCAAACCCTGATGTTGAGTTGAACCCTGAGCTGGACGACCCAAATCCGTGTGATGATGTCTGACTCGAGTTGTTAAGCTCTGATATCTGAGAATCACATGCATAACAACATGATTTATAGAAGAGCTGTTTATTTATCTGTCCTCAGTTCTCCATGTTTCCGTCATTACTGAATGTCACTAACAGATGCCAGAAAAATACTTGGTTGAGTTTTGTCAACATAACCTTACCACACTCATCTGAGTGGACTTGTTCATGGTTTTAAGCTCCTGAACTCTGGTCTTCCACTGGTTGGCCAGCTGCTGTATGGAGTTCATCTATAACAAACATAACAGAGACTATTTTCATCTGCATTCCTCTTAATtagatttaaattaaataaatcaataaataggTGTAAATAAAAACTTCCTCAACAAAACAGAAGTGCAGATGCTACATGGAAGTCAAAGTATAAACATCATTGTCTTACATATGTCTGAAGATCTCCAGATGCCCTGCTGGTGTAATATTCCAACCTCAGTTCTTCAGGACACAACTCAACAAATcctgaataaaataattcaataaaatataatgtaaGAATGTAAGatgtgtatttttgtcttttgcaCCCAGAAACACACATGAAAACAACAACTGATATTTTCCTTTCAACATTGTTGGGGTGACATGGGattatttgaaaaaagaaaagcaAGGGTGCCAATATGTTTGGTCACAGCTCTACTGTTTACTGATCAATTTGTGTTGAAGCTGTTTGTTAAACCCACCTGAGATTTGGGCGCTGAGCACAGAATAACATGAAAACGGCCACTGACCAGAACTCTGCCAGCTCTCCATGTCAGCCTGGATTGTATCgcttaaatacaaaatatatacattaaaaacacaaagagGGCATAAATATTATGTGCAATAATTATATAAGCGGCAATTAAGAACAAGAGTCTGTAATAAAGGATAACTGCAGTGGATACTGTTATTTAGATTGCATTAAATCTAAAAAAGCCACATTGTGATTTTTAGATCAAAATAAACAGATGTTCAGTATACAACGTGCTCATTAACATTTTCTTCAGTTCAGAACATTGAAGAGCAGTAAAATGTCACACAGGTAAATGTGTATGATTTGTGTGATTACTTCATAAACAAACTAGCAGACATAAAGCTCTTCTAAAGTAAATAGGTGTGGGGCAGGGTTATGGAAAAGCAGAGGGTGAAGCAAGGCGAAG from Misgurnus anguillicaudatus chromosome 20, ASM2758022v2, whole genome shotgun sequence includes the following:
- the nup42 gene encoding nucleoporin NUP42 isoform X2, encoding MTVCNFFLQGRCRYGDKCWNEHPRGGDYRGNQQPSRGGFGNRVWVNPSQRSGNEFIQPSTFSRDGGNWGRRDAKSSDFSFSTQNRFSTLNSQNNTDKGGQTSADDNIKHVDTIQADMESWQSSGQWPFSCYSVLSAQISGFVELCPEELRLEYYTSRASGDLQTYMNSIQQLANQWKTRVQELKTMNKSTQMSVISELNNSSQTSSHGFGSSSSGFGSTSATSGTGFGSTSATSGTGFGSTSGTSGTGFGSTSASSSGFGTGGFGSSSQSSNTFSFAPPRSGFGTVNTQQASGFGSTAVAQPPSASTFSFAAPATENKPNTSAPGWSAGPSFQSAGAFGTGFGSSAASSGGSLFGAAAAGDTGSSGDAGDKLFTARSDLTAEELKEFTAKRFTLGQIPLKPPPVDLLMV
- the nup42 gene encoding nucleoporin NUP42 isoform X1, whose translation is MTVCNFFLQGRCRYGDKCWNEHPRGGDYRGNQQPSRGGFGNRVWVNPSQRSGNEFIQPSTFSRDGGNWGRRDAKSSDFSFSTQNRFSTLNSQNNTDKGGQTSADDNIKHVDTIQADMESWQSSGQWPFSCYSVLSAQISGFVELCPEELRLEYYTSRASGDLQTYMNSIQQLANQWKTRVQELKTMNKSTQMSVISELNNSSQTSSHGFGSSSSGFNSTSGFGSTSATSGTGFGSTSATSGTGFGSTSATSGTGFGSTSGTSGTGFGSTSASSSGFGTGGFGSSSQSSNTFSFAPPRSGFGTVNTQQASGFGSTAVAQPPSASTFSFAAPATENKPNTSAPGWSAGPSFQSAGAFGTGFGSSAASSGGSLFGAAAAGDTGSSGDAGDKLFTARSDLTAEELKEFTAKRFTLGQIPLKPPPVDLLMV